The Leptospira mtsangambouensis sequence GAGTGGTGGTCTTGTTTAGAATGATTATGACCTTGTCCCATAGAGGATAGAATTTCAGATTCGTTTTTTCTCTGCAACTAAAGAATGAGAGGAAAAATAATTAGAGATTCCTTTTGTTTATTCTTAACTAATCAAAAAGTATTTGAGGTCTTGAATAAAGGTAACCTTGGACTACATGGCAGGATGTTTGTTTTAAACGATGGAGTTGTTCTTCGTTTTCAATCCCTTCTGCAATGGTTTTAAGCCCTAAAGAATCGGCTAAATGACAAATAGATTCCAAAAGTAAAAAGTTTCGATCTGAGTTTGCAATATCCTCTAAAAATGATTTATCGATTTTTAATTCATCAAATTGAATTTTTTGCATATAATGAAGTGATGAATATCCTTTTCCAAAATCATCCAATGAAACTGAAATTCCATTGGATCTAAGATCTGAAACAATCTTTTGGATGGTTTCGATTTCATCTATAAAAACATCTTCTGTAATTTCAAATATTATGTTTTTTGGATTAATTTTATGGTAAGTTAAATATTGAATAATATAGTCGTTAAAATTCGGATATAAAAAGAAAATTGGAGAGATGTTGATAGAAATTTGTATCTCTTTTCCGTACAACTCCAGTAGTTTGGGAATATGGGAAATGGCTTTTTCAAATATGCATTTTCCGAATGGTACAATTAACTCTGATTTGGTGATAATCGGTATAAACTCTTCAGGAGAAATATTCCCGAATTCTGGCAAACTCCAACGTGCAAGTGCTTCCAAACCTACGGTTTGTTTAGAACTAATATCAACTTTTTCCTGGTATGCTATTTTGAAATTTTTTTGATTGATTGCTTTCTCTAAATAATTTTTTAGTTTTTGTTCCCTTTCTATTTTAGATTCCATACCAGTTTGGAACCATACTAACTTTGTTAGGACACCTTCTTTTGCTACATTCATGGCGATGGAAAGTTTCCGGATCGCTTCATCCAAATGATTTGTATCCTGAGGGTATTGAACGCCTGAAACTCGGTATTGAAGTCTATGTCCTAATTGGTCAGGAGAAAGTAACTCATTATTATTGAAGTCAAAGTTTACGATTGCTTCTTCGATTTTAGATTTTGTAGAATTTTCTATCCAAAATATAAATTCATCACCGCCTAAACTGGCAACAAGGACGTCGGGTCTTTCGTCTGTATATAATTTTAATACACATCCAGTTAAGGTTAAAATTTGGTCTCCAAATCCAATGCCGTGTAGCGCGTTAATTACTTTTAAACCTTTTAGATTGATTAAAAGTAGAAAAGATTCTGATACTCCTGAACTGATTCTATTTTGGATTAATTTTTCAAACAAATATCGATTCGGGAGGTGTGTTAGTGAATCATAAAATGCAAGTTTGTCGATGTGTTTTTGAGATTTTAATATTTTGCTTCTTGATTCCTTAAGATAAACAATATTTTTTATCAGTTTCCCTCTCAATCTTTGGATTAAAAATCCAGTTAAAACAGAAAATAAAATTAAACTTACAGAATTAAAAATCCATTCTCTTGGATTATTATTTCTGAGTCCTAAGGATTCAGGAAACCGAACCCAGGAAAAGTAAATTAAACCACCAAATAATGCTGGTAATAAAGATATGATGATTGAAGAAATTAAACTTATGATAGGTGGAAGGAAAACATAAAAAGAAACAATCATAAATGTTAATGATATTTCTGCACTACCCAACAAACCACTTCGGACATACGATAAGACAGAGATAAAAATGGTTGTACAAATTAAACTTAAAACACGAACTATTAAAGGTACTTTGTTCTTTAATAAAAATTCTAAAAATAGAATGATCGCAAAACTGAAATCAACCGTAAAAAATAAATAATCTACTTCACCTTGTTTTGTAAAAAAAGGAACAATGTGTAAGCCTGCAGCGATGAGAAACAAACCGGATGCGGCCAAAAGGAAACGACGAAGCAGCGGACTTGTATCCTTTTGAAATTTGGTCCAATAGACATATTTATTTTTATCTTTTAGCATATGATTCTCATTGGACGAATGAAACTGATTGGATGAATTCTTAAAAAAGCCTTTCCTTTGGGATTGGTCAAGAGGAAGTTATCCTCATTGTGACGAATCCTAACGATTTACCTGCCAAGTCACCCCAAGAATCTGCAGTAGAAACAAGGCATATTGTTCTACCAAATGATGCCAACCATTATGGAACTGCATTTGGTGGAGCCATTATGAGTTGGATCGATTTGATTGCTGCTATGTCTGCCCAAAGGCACTCCGGTCATGAGGCAGTAACTGTTAGTATCGACCGAATTAATTTTATAACTCCAATTCAAATTGGAGATCATGTAAATTTAAAGGCTATGGTGAATTATGTTGGAACTACTTCGATGGAAGTGGGGGTTCAAGTAAACCGTGAAAATCCCTATACGGGAGAGATGGTTCGAGCAACAACCGCCTATCTATCGTTTGTTGCTTTGGATGAGAACAAGAAGCCCTGTGCTGTTCCTCCCTTGCGTTTAGAAACAGATCTAGAAAAACGGCGTTTTGCTGAAGGAAAACTTCGAATTGAAATGGCAAAAGAGTTTTCTGCCAAAATTAAAGCTGGAAGAAAAACCATTTAACAAATAGTTGATTGGTTTTTATTATTTCAATTTATATACAACCCAAGTAGCTAAAAAAGTTTCTAAGATACTGAGTGGGATTGCGTATAAAAGAATTCCAATCGGTAGAATTGATAAGTTCCAAATTACGATCCACATCAATACAAAACCTATAAACCAACTAAAAAGAAACGTTTGTTTGAATTTTAAATGGTTAGATAAATAGAAAATTGCAAACGCTAATCCAAGAGACCATATTCCCCACACTGCGCCATTGATTGGTTCAGATGGAAATGTAATTCCTAATTGGTTGTAATGATTTAACCAAATTGATTTAAAAAGTATTTCGTTTCTAAAGAATTCCGACAAACTGATCACAATTGTAGCGGAAAATATGGGGAGAATTTTGTTTTTAAACATACAAATAATTATTTATAGTTAGGTGATGATTTGGCAATTATAATTCATAATTATGATTCGAAAAATCTTTCGTATTCTGCGATTTGGGTTGTGCTTTCGACAGAAGGGACAAAATATTTTTCTCTGACTTTTTTGTAATCTGGATCTGCGAAAAAGCTGAGTTTCCTTTCTTTGTTTTTAAAATAGATTAAAAACACACGATTGATTGGATTTTTTGTTTCCGACTTTAATGTTTCTTTAATTTTGAAATCATATCGAAATCCCCCTTCGTATTTTTCTAAGAGTTCTTTCATTTCTGCTCTATACTGTGTATACAGTTCATCATCTTTTACTTGGAGACCAACGATAGTTTCCCAATGAGATAGATTTTCCATTTGACTATACCTTCCTTCGTTGTGAATGAATATAATACATTGTGAAGATACTCACAAATAACAAAAATGGAATGCTGACTAAATTTAGGTTAAGCCAGCCAATTTTATTTTCGAGGTAACCAGCGCTATATGTAGATAGAATTGCAAAAGAGTATACAATTGTATCATTTGTAGCTTGAATCGAGTTTTTTTCTGAAGGATGGTATTGTTCGACAAGTAAGTTGGTGCCACCGACATACATAAAATTCCAACCAATGCCAAGTAGTATGAGTGCCACAGCAAATGGCAAAAATTCTGTACCTTGCAGAGCAGCAAAACTTTCAAGCCCCATCACAAAAATTCCTAAAAGTATCAGATACGGTGCTGTCATTTTCCGTACCAATTGTCCTGAGAAAAAAGAAGGAATGTACATTCCTAATACATGCCATTGTAGTACCAAAGTGGATGCATGCATTTCGTGTCCATGGGATTTCATTGCCACTGGCACTGCAGACATCAGCATTGCCATCAGTCCAAAACTAAATGCTGTTGCCAAAATCGAAACCCATAACCCTAAATTTTTTATATGATAAGAAAGTGGGCGAATCGTTGATCTTGGGGAAGGATCATTGGATTGTGAAGGAGTATTAGATAATTCTTTATTTGGTTTTGGTAAAAATAAAATAAAGAAAAATTGTAAACACAAACTGGAAATTAAAATTAAATAACATCCCAAATATAATGAGTTTGGAAAAAGTTCTTTCCCTTGGAGTCCAGCCAATGGGCCAAGAAAGGCTGCTGGAATTCCTGCGATTAAAATCCAAGAAAGGGCACTGGATCTATCATGTGTTGGTACTGATTCCATTGCAACAAATCGTAAATACTGTACAAATGATTGATGAAAACCATATAACAAGTGTGATATGGAAAATAAGATAAAATTCTTCTCATACATGGAATAAGATGCAAGGATCGCACCAACGATACCAATCACTGTTCCTGTGAGTAAACCCACTTTGCTACCTTTCCATTTCATAAACCTTGAGGCAGGAACCAAACCAAGAAGAGTTCCTAAAATCACAAATGAAATTGGAAGTGAAGCTGATTCAGGCGATGGAGCAATGCTTTGTCCAGCAAGTGCAGAAACTGCCATAATCATGACAGTCCCAATTTGAAATACAGTCTGTGTGATAGAAAAAATTCCCAGGATTTGCAGTTTATCTATAATTTTTTTCATAAAAGAGATATGGTTTAGACAGAAAGAATTCTTATTTTGTTGGTTAGATGCCTAACTTTCCAATGATTTCTTTTGCTTGGTTTACAAAATGTACTTCTTCTTC is a genomic window containing:
- a CDS encoding putative bifunctional diguanylate cyclase/phosphodiesterase → MLKDKNKYVYWTKFQKDTSPLLRRFLLAASGLFLIAAGLHIVPFFTKQGEVDYLFFTVDFSFAIILFLEFLLKNKVPLIVRVLSLICTTIFISVLSYVRSGLLGSAEISLTFMIVSFYVFLPPIISLISSIIISLLPALFGGLIYFSWVRFPESLGLRNNNPREWIFNSVSLILFSVLTGFLIQRLRGKLIKNIVYLKESRSKILKSQKHIDKLAFYDSLTHLPNRYLFEKLIQNRISSGVSESFLLLINLKGLKVINALHGIGFGDQILTLTGCVLKLYTDERPDVLVASLGGDEFIFWIENSTKSKIEEAIVNFDFNNNELLSPDQLGHRLQYRVSGVQYPQDTNHLDEAIRKLSIAMNVAKEGVLTKLVWFQTGMESKIEREQKLKNYLEKAINQKNFKIAYQEKVDISSKQTVGLEALARWSLPEFGNISPEEFIPIITKSELIVPFGKCIFEKAISHIPKLLELYGKEIQISINISPIFFLYPNFNDYIIQYLTYHKINPKNIIFEITEDVFIDEIETIQKIVSDLRSNGISVSLDDFGKGYSSLHYMQKIQFDELKIDKSFLEDIANSDRNFLLLESICHLADSLGLKTIAEGIENEEQLHRLKQTSCHVVQGYLYSRPQILFD
- a CDS encoding acyl-CoA thioesterase, whose amino-acid sequence is MTNPNDLPAKSPQESAVETRHIVLPNDANHYGTAFGGAIMSWIDLIAAMSAQRHSGHEAVTVSIDRINFITPIQIGDHVNLKAMVNYVGTTSMEVGVQVNRENPYTGEMVRATTAYLSFVALDENKKPCAVPPLRLETDLEKRRFAEGKLRIEMAKEFSAKIKAGRKTI
- a CDS encoding DUF1330 domain-containing protein, yielding MENLSHWETIVGLQVKDDELYTQYRAEMKELLEKYEGGFRYDFKIKETLKSETKNPINRVFLIYFKNKERKLSFFADPDYKKVREKYFVPSVESTTQIAEYERFFES
- a CDS encoding MFS transporter encodes the protein MKKIIDKLQILGIFSITQTVFQIGTVMIMAVSALAGQSIAPSPESASLPISFVILGTLLGLVPASRFMKWKGSKVGLLTGTVIGIVGAILASYSMYEKNFILFSISHLLYGFHQSFVQYLRFVAMESVPTHDRSSALSWILIAGIPAAFLGPLAGLQGKELFPNSLYLGCYLILISSLCLQFFFILFLPKPNKELSNTPSQSNDPSPRSTIRPLSYHIKNLGLWVSILATAFSFGLMAMLMSAVPVAMKSHGHEMHASTLVLQWHVLGMYIPSFFSGQLVRKMTAPYLILLGIFVMGLESFAALQGTEFLPFAVALILLGIGWNFMYVGGTNLLVEQYHPSEKNSIQATNDTIVYSFAILSTYSAGYLENKIGWLNLNLVSIPFLLFVSIFTMYYIHSQRRKV